The following proteins are co-located in the Blochmannia endosymbiont of Camponotus sp. genome:
- the pheT gene encoding phenylalanine--tRNA ligase subunit beta: MKFSEMWIREWTNPPISSIELADQLTMAGFKVNELKPVTNIFYGIVIGEIVECKIHPNLHNAWITKVNNGDDELLNIVCDASNCRKNIRVVVAKIGAILPNGRKIKSKTIQGKQSEGILCSFSTLGIINHTVGIIELPVNAPIGENFYNYLRLNDNIIEINITPNRGDCLSIIGISREIAAINHLKLKKIKIESIIPTINDTIPISIEAPDACPQYLGRILKNIHVTAPTPLWIAEKLRRCGICAVNIVIDIVNYVLLELGHPIHVFDYKKIDGNIIRIRISEIGEILTLSNDNYLKLFPNTIVISDCKKPLSIAGTITPNKYSICSETRHIMLQSAFFTPSVIASQSALYHLHDPYSFRYARGVDPSISKLALDRVTSLLIKSCGGYPGPIINITHKSMLPKPTNIILNRDKLDKIIGFRILDSEITHILKRLGFQSEFLNNSWKILPPTWRFDISIEENLIAEITRIHGYNNIPRVSLFTNLITDRSHPSTIPLSRVKNLLIDRGYQEIITYSFVSYDIQKLLHPQKIPLILKNPITLDMSTMRLSLWSGLIKTVIYNQNRQQKQIKLFESGICFIPQKNSENQVNQNLMIAGIRSGLRFNEHWDLKKIYPVDFYDIKGDVEAVLNITNKLHYVRFKKYTHPALHSGQSAAIYLKNICIGYIGMIHPTIQMKLNLRSQALVFELSWNMISQFISSKITTISKFPKNFRDISIIVPNKVASESVITECKKIANEDQLIDIKLFDVYKGQNIAKGFKSFTIRLFLQSKTHTLKEEEISDIVNKCSIILKKRFHGTLR; encoded by the coding sequence ATGAAATTTAGTGAAATGTGGATACGCGAATGGACAAATCCACCCATTAGTAGCATTGAATTAGCTGATCAATTAACCATGGCTGGATTTAAAGTTAATGAATTAAAACCTGTTACTAATATTTTCTATGGAATAGTTATTGGTGAAATTGTAGAATGCAAAATACATCCTAATTTGCATAATGCATGGATAACAAAAGTCAATAACGGTGATGATGAATTATTAAATATTGTTTGTGATGCTTCTAATTGTCGTAAAAATATTCGAGTAGTTGTTGCTAAAATAGGAGCAATATTACCAAATGGACGTAAAATTAAATCAAAAACGATACAAGGTAAACAATCAGAAGGGATATTATGTTCTTTCTCAACATTAGGAATCATTAATCACACAGTAGGTATAATAGAATTGCCTGTAAATGCGCCTATTGGAGAAAACTTTTATAACTATTTACGTCTTAATGATAATATTATTGAAATCAACATTACTCCTAATAGAGGAGATTGTCTTAGTATAATCGGAATTTCTAGAGAAATAGCAGCTATAAATCATTTAAAATTAAAAAAAATAAAAATAGAATCAATTATTCCAACAATTAATGATACTATCCCTATTTCTATTGAAGCTCCGGATGCATGCCCGCAATACTTAGGAAGAATTTTAAAAAATATTCATGTTACCGCCCCCACGCCCTTATGGATAGCAGAAAAATTACGTCGCTGCGGAATCTGTGCAGTTAATATAGTTATAGATATTGTTAACTATGTATTACTAGAACTAGGACATCCGATTCATGTGTTTGATTATAAAAAAATTGATGGTAACATAATACGTATACGTATTTCCGAAATCGGAGAAATTCTGACATTATCTAATGATAATTATTTAAAACTATTCCCAAATACAATAGTCATCTCTGATTGTAAAAAACCATTATCAATCGCTGGAACAATCACTCCAAATAAATATTCTATTTGTTCTGAAACTCGTCATATAATGTTACAATCTGCTTTTTTTACTCCGTCTGTTATCGCGAGTCAATCCGCTTTATATCATCTGCATGATCCTTATTCCTTTCGTTATGCACGAGGAGTCGATCCAAGTATATCTAAATTAGCTTTAGATCGTGTCACCTCATTATTAATAAAAAGCTGTGGTGGTTATCCTGGTCCGATAATAAACATAACTCACAAAAGTATGTTGCCAAAACCTACCAATATTATATTAAATCGAGATAAATTAGACAAAATTATTGGATTTCGTATCTTAGATTCAGAAATCACACATATTTTAAAACGACTTGGTTTTCAATCAGAATTTTTAAACAACAGCTGGAAAATACTCCCACCAACTTGGCGTTTTGATATTTCTATAGAAGAAAATTTGATAGCAGAAATAACACGTATTCATGGATATAACAATATCCCTCGTGTTTCTCTTTTCACAAACTTAATAACAGATCGGTCCCATCCATCAACCATACCGTTATCAAGAGTAAAAAATTTATTAATAGATCGCGGTTATCAAGAAATAATAACATATAGTTTCGTAAGTTATGATATTCAAAAATTATTACACCCACAAAAAATTCCATTAATTTTAAAAAATCCAATTACGTTAGACATGTCTACTATGAGGCTATCTTTATGGTCTGGATTAATCAAAACAGTAATATATAATCAAAATAGACAACAAAAACAAATTAAATTATTTGAAAGCGGTATATGTTTTATTCCACAAAAAAATTCTGAAAATCAAGTAAATCAAAATTTGATGATAGCTGGTATACGATCCGGACTCAGATTTAATGAACACTGGGATCTGAAAAAAATATATCCAGTAGATTTTTACGATATAAAAGGAGATGTAGAAGCTGTATTAAACATAACTAATAAGTTACATTATGTTAGATTTAAAAAATATACACATCCCGCACTACATTCCGGGCAAAGTGCAGCAATTTATTTGAAAAATATATGTATTGGATATATTGGAATGATTCATCCTACTATACAAATGAAATTAAATTTACGTTCACAGGCGCTCGTCTTCGAATTGTCGTGGAATATGATTTCTCAATTTATATCATCTAAAATTACTACCATTTCTAAATTTCCTAAAAATTTCCGTGATATTTCTATAATCGTACCAAACAAGGTAGCCTCAGAATCTGTCATTACTGAATGTAAAAAAATTGCTAACGAAGATCAATTAATTGACATCAAGTTATTTGATGTTTACAAAGGCCAAAATATTGCAAAAGGTTTTAAAAGTTTTACTATTAGATTATTTTTACAAAGTAAAA
- the pheS gene encoding phenylalanine--tRNA ligase subunit alpha, translating to MSLDLVKKLVILAKSNIMQSNNIDALEAIRIKFLGKKGYLNQHIKNINDTPSDIKPKLGAAINQAKKDIYTLFIEQKNILQSKNIKNTLITDTLDVTLPGRLSDIGTHHPITSTIKRMKIFFNTLGFSIIHSPEIEDDYFNFDSLNISKYHPSRDEHDTFWFDEKRLLRTHTSGVQIRAMTNKTPPIRIISFGRVYRKDYDQNHTPMFHQMEGLMVDSHVNFSYLKKILYDFLYNFFEKDIILRFRPSYFPFTEPSAEIDVMKQETGNWLELLGCGMVHPKILHHVDIDTKKFSGFAFGIGIERLTMLQYNIDDIRVFFKNDLQFLDQFKQYKDI from the coding sequence ATGTCATTAGATCTGGTAAAAAAATTAGTTATACTAGCAAAATCAAATATAATGCAATCTAATAATATAGATGCGTTAGAAGCAATACGTATTAAATTTTTAGGCAAAAAAGGATACCTGAATCAACATATTAAAAATATTAATGATACCCCATCAGATATTAAACCTAAATTAGGCGCAGCTATTAATCAAGCCAAAAAAGATATATACACATTATTTATTGAACAAAAAAATATTTTACAATCAAAAAATATAAAAAACACCTTAATCACCGATACATTAGATGTTACTTTACCAGGACGTTTATCGGATATAGGGACACATCATCCAATAACAAGTACTATAAAACGCATGAAGATTTTTTTTAACACTTTAGGATTCTCCATAATACATAGTCCAGAAATTGAAGATGATTATTTTAATTTCGACTCCTTAAATATTTCTAAATATCATCCTTCCCGAGATGAACATGATACCTTTTGGTTTGACGAAAAACGTTTACTTCGTACACACACCTCCGGCGTTCAAATACGTGCAATGACTAATAAAACTCCCCCAATTCGTATCATTTCTTTTGGACGAGTATACCGCAAAGATTACGATCAAAATCATACACCTATGTTTCATCAAATGGAAGGATTAATGGTGGATTCTCACGTTAACTTCAGTTATCTAAAAAAAATATTGTATGATTTTTTATATAACTTTTTTGAAAAGGATATTATTTTACGTTTTAGACCGTCTTATTTTCCATTTACAGAACCATCGGCGGAAATAGATGTAATGAAACAAGAAACTGGAAATTGGTTAGAACTTTTAGGATGCGGCATGGTACATCCCAAAATATTACATCATGTTGACATTGATACAAAAAAATTTTCAGGATTTGCCTTTGGAATAGGAATAGAACGATTAACAATGCTGCAATATAACATTGACGATATACGAGTTTTTTTTAAAAATGATTTACAATTTCTTGATCAATTTAAGCAATATAAGGATATTTAA
- the rplT gene encoding 50S ribosomal protein L20: MTRVKNSVVARARHKKILKQAAGYYGARSRTYRVAYQSVIKSGQYSYRDRRQKKRLFRRLWISRINAASRKYGMSYNYLIHGLQKSDVCINRKMLADIAIFDKKTFSALIDKAKINLEHT; the protein is encoded by the coding sequence ATGACACGCGTAAAAAATAGTGTAGTAGCCCGCGCTCGCCATAAAAAAATTTTAAAACAAGCAGCTGGTTACTATGGCGCAAGATCACGTACTTATCGTGTTGCCTATCAATCAGTTATAAAATCTGGACAATATTCTTATCGCGATCGTCGTCAGAAGAAACGTTTATTTCGTCGATTGTGGATTAGCCGCATCAACGCCGCATCACGTAAATATGGCATGTCTTATAATTACTTAATCCATGGATTACAAAAATCTGATGTGTGTATTAACAGAAAAATGCTTGCTGATATAGCTATTTTTGATAAAAAGACTTTCTCTGCCTTAATCGATAAAGCAAAGATTAATCTCGAACATACATAA
- the rpmI gene encoding 50S ribosomal protein L35 — protein sequence MRKIKTLQAASKRFKITALGKYKHRHAYMRHILTKKSTKHKRHLRHKSILPKIYATTIMKYLPYI from the coding sequence ATGCGTAAAATTAAAACACTTCAAGCAGCTAGCAAACGATTTAAAATAACAGCTTTAGGGAAATATAAACATAGACATGCTTATATGCGACATATTTTAACAAAGAAATCTACAAAACATAAACGTCATTTACGTCACAAATCTATACTCCCTAAAATTTATGCAACTACAATTATGAAGTATTTACCATACATATAG